In the Cellvibrio sp. KY-GH-1 genome, ATAGGTTTTTAGTAACTGCGGGTGCACAACAGCGGGCGCTATCTCTGACAGCGGCAAGAGTACAAATGCATTTTTGGTAATTTCCGCGCGCGGTAATTCAACCCCGCTATCCACCCCAACAAAACCCCCAAAGGTGAGAATATCTATATCCAGGGTTCTGGGACTGAACTTGGGGCCACTGCGCTTGCGACCATTATCATCTTCAATACGCTTTAAATTTTCGGACAATTCGGCAATAGCCAAAGCTGTTTCAGCGCCCACCACTAAATTAAAGAAATTACTGCCATCAAATCCCACCGATTTACTTTCATACACTGACGAAATTGTTAATTCACCCAACAATTCACTCAAGGCATCCAGTGCAGCCAGAATATGTTTATGGCGATCCACATTGCTGCCAAGACTTAAAAAAATTGCGGTCATAAAGGCAACCCCTCGGGGCGAGCACCGCG is a window encoding:
- the folK gene encoding 2-amino-4-hydroxy-6-hydroxymethyldihydropteridine diphosphokinase, encoding MTAIFLSLGSNVDRHKHILAALDALSELLGELTISSVYESKSVGFDGSNFFNLVVGAETALAIAELSENLKRIEDDNGRKRSGPKFSPRTLDIDILTFGGFVGVDSGVELPRAEITKNAFVLLPLSEIAPAVVHPQLLKTYQQLWAEYDQTSQKLWAIDFAWRGKAISKAR